One part of the Candidatus Auribacterota bacterium genome encodes these proteins:
- a CDS encoding lysophospholipid acyltransferase family protein, producing MKFSQAFYDRAYTVFWKIYRVLFKIPFRWEVHGLENVPRTGGAILAVNHASALDPFLCGMGLHRKIWYLGRSSLVKNRLVDFIMACQHFVPITRGFPDIAAVRRIIELIQTGEIVLMFPEGTRSLDGALGPGREGIGMFVSHAQADVIPCYISGAWQALPKGAVIPRPRKIRIAYGPLITYEEFRDCPGNREGYRRISEKIMERIADLKKQMEG from the coding sequence GTGAAGTTCAGTCAGGCATTTTACGACCGGGCATATACCGTTTTTTGGAAGATATACCGGGTTCTTTTCAAAATTCCTTTCCGTTGGGAAGTGCACGGCCTGGAGAACGTCCCCCGCACCGGCGGGGCTATTCTGGCCGTCAACCACGCGAGCGCCCTTGACCCCTTCCTGTGCGGCATGGGGCTGCACCGGAAGATCTGGTACCTGGGGCGTTCGAGCCTCGTAAAGAACAGGCTGGTTGATTTCATCATGGCCTGCCAGCATTTCGTCCCCATCACGCGCGGTTTCCCTGACATTGCGGCGGTCAGAAGGATTATCGAGCTGATCCAGACCGGCGAGATTGTGCTCATGTTCCCCGAGGGCACGCGGAGCCTCGACGGCGCGCTCGGGCCCGGGAGAGAAGGAATTGGTATGTTTGTATCCCACGCGCAGGCGGATGTGATCCCCTGCTACATTTCGGGCGCCTGGCAGGCGCTCCCGAAGGGCGCAGTGATCCCCCGACCACGGAAAATCAGGATCGCCTATGGGCCCCTGATCACGTACGAGGAGTTCAGGGACTGTCCCGGCAATAGAGAGGGGTACAGGCGGATCAGCGAGAAGATCATGGAGCGCATCGCCGACCTGAAGAAGCAGATGGAGGGATGA